The Cyclobacterium amurskyense genome contains the following window.
TGAATAGTCTGAAGAATTTAAGTTTTACTGAGGACGAATTACTAAAAATTGAAACAATTTTAAAAAGCTAGGCAAACAATTTTACATAAAATTCTGCCTTAAAGGCCTTTGGAATACATTAAGAATTCCAAAGGCCTTTTTTATTTTGCAATTATAATATTTTTAATGGCGAAATTTACTTATAATCGGTTTATTTTCTATTTTAAATTTGTATATTGGGTAAGAACCCAAAAACAAAAAGGTATGAAAAAGCAGCTAATCATTTGGTTAATATCCGTAATGGCAGTAGTCAATGTTTATGGACAAAACGAGCAATTTTTGGTCTTGGAATTCATCAAAGTAGAGCCGAATAAAGTTTTGGATTATTTAGAATATAAGGAGTTTTTAGAGAAGGTTTACGAACAAGAAAAGAATGATGGACACATCAGTGGATGGGACTTTTGGTCACTTCAATCAGGTTCTGATTTAGAAGGGGAAAACTTCCAATACTTGACTGTTACCTATTATGAAGACCCTGTATCGATGATGAATGGGAACAACATGAATCAGTTGATCAATAGTGCGGTACAAGCTTTTCCTGAAATGAGTGCAGAACAAGCAAAAAATAAGATTGCTTCTTCTTTGGAAATGAGGGATTTAGCTGTTAGGAGCTATATGTTAGAAGTGGCGAGAACGGATGATGATTTCCAATACACTCCCGGGATTTTAGCTACTTTCGATCTTATGAAGGCAGTTGAAGGTAAATTTCAAGAATACGAAACTGCTGAAGAACAAATATTTTTGCCTCTTCATCAGAAAAAAATCTCCAATGACCTAATGGAAGATTGGAGATTTTTGAGAACAGCACTACCAACAGGAAGTGAAGCAAAATCTACTCATTTGACCATGAACATTTACAGGGATTATATTCAGTTTTTTAATTCTATGGAATTTGAAGACATGGAGATGACAGATAAAGAGCAAGAAGCAATGCTAGAGGGCTTAAAATCCAGAGATCAAAAATGGGTTTATTTGGCGACCCTACAATCCGCAGTCAGGTAAAAGCACTATAATTTAGGTAATGGTAAATTAAACCCGAAATATGCAATAGACAATCTATTACGTGCTGTAATAACTTTAAAATCAGTCATTTCGTTGCTATTTTCGACTTCACCATAGCGGTGCTATGACTCAGTCTCCAAATAGCCTGATTTTATTGTGATTGCAACACTTCCCGTAAACACGGGACAGGCTTCACCCCTGACTATTGTCAGGACGGAGAAATCCTATTACATAATCCGGGTTTAAAGAGGCCACAGAAAAGCAATAAGGTTGCTGATCCTGTGGCCTCTTTTTTATAATGATCTTAGTTAGTCGGGATTTTATGTGTCTAATCCAACTTATGCAATAGGGTAGTACTAATGCTTCGGGAATATTCCCTTAATAAAACAGATGTTTTATGGTTTTTTTTAAGGGTTGAATACAGTGTTCTTCCAACCGAAATGCTTACAGATTAAAACCATCAAAAAATTGACCCCAGTATGAAAGACTACAAGTAAGAAGATCGCTAGTAGTGGCACACCAAATACCTGTAGGGGCCAATAATAAGTCCAAACGCCTAAATTAATGGTTATGATTTCACCAAAAGTGGGGAATATCATAGCTATGACAATTGACAATAGGATTTTGGTAGCTATTTTTTTGATACTTAAAGCTGAAATTAAATCTTTTTCTAGCTGGTAGATATAGGTAAAAGCCAAAGCCCATGCAAAAGGCAGCCAATAGGGAAAAGACCTGCCCAAGCTAAGGTCATGGTATTCCCAATAACCAAAAAAAACGCCCCAGATCTCACAGCAAACACCTAATACACCGCCGATAATTGTTCCAGTCAGAAACACCATCTTGTCATCAGCATTGCGCTTCCACCTTTTTGCTAGGGAGTATATCAGGTAAATGGCCAATACCAGGCCAATCCAGAAATCATGAGAATGAAAAAAACCAATAAAAAGGCCCGCCAGCGTTAGCTTGATGAAGTTCTTAATGATTATTCTGCTACTTTCGGCCCTTGATGTACTGCTGTATTCAGTGTCCAATTGATCGGAGTTAAAAGTGAAAGGCAAAACTATACAATATTTACCTATAAGCCCTCAAATTTCCAATTTTTCAAAAGTTTTTCCAACTTTTTCACACCTGTACTGGCTTTCTCCTCAATAAAGAAAATATTTTCCTGGCTGGGGATGTGTGGAATTATTGGATCAATGACAAATTTAGGAATTTCTTTTCTGGTATAGTCTATCAATCCCGCAGCAGGATAGACCAACATAGAAGTGCCTATGATGACCAAGGCGTCTGCATTTTCAACTGCAGAAATAGCAGAAGTCATCATTGGTACAGGTTCACCAAACCAGACAATATAGGGTCGTAGCTGACTACCTTTTTCGCATTTATCTCCTATTTTTAATTCCCAGCCTTCAATGGGATACACTAATTTTGGATCAATGGTGCTCTGTGCTTTGAACAACTCTCCATGGAGGTGAAGTACTGTTGATGAGCCAGCCTTCTCATGTAAATCATCAACGTTTTGAGTAATAATAGTAACCTTATACTTTTTCTCAAGTTCCGAAAGCTTAAGATGGGCTTCATTTGGCTTGGCATAAAGGCCAGTTTTCCTACGCGAATTATAAAATTCAAGTACCTTTTCCTTGTCTTTGTTCCAGCCTTCTGGTGAGGCTACTTCCATCACATCATGTCCTTCCCAAAGTCCATTGTCATCCCGAAAGGTTTTTATTCCACTTTCCGCAGAAATTCCCGCTCCTGTTAGGACAACAAGATTTTTAATTTCTGATTTCATTGTACTATTTGTATTTTATTGTCTTTAATAAAAAACCTGAACTTCCACTTTTCGGTCTTCTGGCCGTGAATTCCTTTGAACTCCCCTTATCAATAGTGCACCCGGTTGACGTTCTATCCTGTCTTTGTCTACACCAAATCGACTCAATAAGCTTTCTTCAACCACAGCGGCCCTCTTTTCTATCAATTTAAGGTTATAAGAGGTGCTGCCAGTATTGTCAGCAAAGCCTTTCACCAATATTATAGCTTTAGGCGTTTGGTTTAACATTTTAACCAAAGGAGCTAACTTTAAGGTTTCATTTTCTGATAAAATACTCTGATTTGATTCAAAATAAATTTCAGCGTAAAGGCCATTTTCTATTAAAGCTGCTTTGCTTTCATTCGAATTTAACAATTGTGAATTGTTTCCCTGAACGTTTGCCGGTGTTTCAAATTTGTACTTTTGCCCGCCAATTCCTTGTCCTGGTATTGCCTTAAATCCAGTACTGATTGAATTCATTTCTACAGTGTCCAACTGCACGAGTGCGGTGCTGTCAGCGATCATCGTTGAGTCCATGCCAATAGGAGCTGTAACATAGGCAGCTTGGTTGACTGCGGAAGGTCGACCATAATAAGGTAGGGGATAAAGGATATTGGAATTAGCCACTTGGCTTTCAGGAGAAGCTGCTACAAACGGGGCATTTATTTGAGGATCACTCTGTTCTCTCAAATTGTTTTGATTGTAACGACTATAAACAGTCTCTTTTTCTTGAACGTAAACAATTTCTGGATCGGATTGTCTAAAGGGGTATTGCCAAATGGTCACCGAATCCCTTTTTTGCTCCGTTTCGCTAATTCTGGAATTGAGTGCCGAAAATGTAAGCGTACTGTCAGCATTAGTTCTTGATTCTATTTGGGCAGGTATTTCTTGGACCTTGCTTTCAATAGGCAATGCTTTTCTTTCGGGTGCTAACACCTTTTCCTTATTGAAGTCACTGTTGTTTATGATTGTCTCTGATGAAGCTGTGTTATTTGAAGAATCCGTTCCTTCATATTCAATCTTTATCTCAGTGATTGATCGAATTATTGTCGAAGATGGGCTTATTGTGTTGGCTCTGAAGGCTGTTCTCGAAGGGAGAAAACTTATTTTTAGCCCAAATTGATGGTTGAAGAACCAATCCCGGTTGTTTTGCGCATCTCCTCTGATCATTCTGTCAGAAGGGCTTAAAGCAACTCCAGGATAGGCTGCATATTTTTGAAATTCATCAACATAGCTAGTTCTGGAAGATCCATCCACATCATCAATATAATCTGTATTTGTTCTTTTTACATCTGATTGAAAATACAGCTCAATTTGCTTGGTTAGCCTAAATCTTATTCCAATACCTGCTGCCAAATAAAAAGCATTTTCATCATAGCCATTATTGCTAGAGGCCTGAAGTTTTCCTAGGTCGGTTTCGAAGTTTCCATCAGTGATTAACTCATTTTGTGAATAATCGTATTGGTTTCCATCCTTATCTAAAAGGTCACCTTTAGGTTTGAATTGTAACCAACCTCCATGTACAGAAAGGTAAGGGGCTATAAGTGCATTTTCCCGCAATATTTTTCCATTGTCGCTTCTAAAAACAAAACCTAAACCCAAGTCTTTTACCCGCGTCTTGAAATTTAAAGCCCTATTGAAATTTGGTCCATCAATTTTTAAAGCATCATTGGTGTCTACAAATCGGTCACTCATGGACAAGGTATATTGTCCCCCATTTAGCAGTAACCCCCAGCTTGCATTTATTCTTTGCTCTATGGATAAAGAAATGGATGGAGATTGGTTGTAGTTGGCATTATAAGAATAAGTTTCACCCAAAGAATTCCAATCTGGAAATTTTCCATAGCGGTAATTACTGAGGTCACCATAATAATTGGAATATCCTATTCCAGCCCCAATTCGCAGCTTATAAGGGTTTAATTGAGCTGATAGGTTAGCTGACTGAGCTATAAACAGGCCTAGGAAGAGTAGTGTTCTAAACATGCTTTTAAGGTTTAAGTCCTAACCAAATATTGAATTCTGCACTAAAGCCTATGAATGGGTAAACGGTTACATCTTCGAAATTTGAATTGACATTAGAGGACGTCAATACTGCTCCAGCATTAAATCGCATAATCCTGAATATGCTGTAACCTAAGCCAATGTAAGTAGGTCTACCAATAAGTGGCCCACTGATTTCAGTTTGGTTTCCATCCGTCATATTTGAGAAGAAAACACCTGTAGAGATGGAAGCATTCCCTAATATTTTGGTGAAATTTTTATTACCTAATGGGACAGAAATACCTGCAAAAGCAGAGGTTCCATAATCTAAATCGTTGAACCCCCCGCCAAAATAGGTCCCTGCATAACCAATGTTAATAGGTAAGTAATAGGGTTTTTTCTGTGTAGGATAGTTGTCTATCTCACGTACATCTACCAACATCAGTAAATTTGAACGAAGGTATTGATCTGTTTCAGCCTTTGTAAGGGCTACAAGCTGGGCCAAGATTTGATTGGCATAGTAGGCATTGTCCGTACCTTTGGTACTGTCATCTTTCTTCAATAAGTTGAATTTGGCGTTTTTTAATTTCAGCCCATGCACTTGCTCAATTTTCTGTTTTACCACATCACTAAAACCATTGAAGCTCTGATCCAGTTGGTGGGTGTAATTGCTAAGTCCTTGGTTTACAATTTCATTTAACTGTACCATCATGGCTTTTTGAGAGACCAAAGCTTTGACACCCTTTTTATTGACTTCAAAATTTGCATTAAGATAGGTTTCTAAATTGGTGTGAATGGCATCCTTCACCGCTGACATTTCGGTCGTGTCAGTGGCATTGTAGTAAAAAAACTTTAGGGTATAATTCTCATTACTTCTTAATGGGTAAGCAACATAAATTTCAAATGCTGATGGAATTGAAAGGTAAGCGGCTTTCCATATATAGCTCTCAGCTGTAGTTATTTTTTTATTGGCTTTATAAATTTTCACCTCTACCCGTCTTATACCTGGAGGAAGTACACCATCGATAAGAAATCTTTCTTCGGAAGGTAAAGGAAGCCCTGAATTGATCTGGTTTTTTTCAGGAGAAAAGGTGACCGACTTTATTTGACCTATAACCTGCAAGGGTAAAGTCAAGATTAAACATAAGATTAATAAATTTTTCATCATATTTTGGAATTGGAATGAGTCAATGTAGGTAAATGTTTTATGAATTTTATTTTTATACAATAATATTTTATAAAAATGGATATAATAAATTAATCTATAATCATGCCAGATTTTACCTTTGTTTTAATTTGCTTATAAATCGGGCCGAATCAAGGTGATTATTTAGAATCGCAATACAGCAAATTTGTGTTTTTGCTCTTTTAACCTGGATTAAGTAATAGAATGTCTATTGCATAATCCGGGTTTAATGCTATACTTTTCCTAATACCAACCTTTTACCGAAACCTATCACCTAGGTAAAAATGCATAAAAAAGGGTTTCTATTTTCAATAAAAAGGAGAAAGAGAATAGGTCAATTGGAGTGCCTCAGTGATGAATCTTTCTAAGCCTCAGGTGGACTAGGAATTCGCAAGGAGGAGAAGGGGATGAAGAGGAATTAGCACCTATAAGTTGCTATTTTTATGGGAAGGTAAAAAAAAAGAGAGACAATATTTTTGCCTCTCTTTTGAATAAATTCAGTGGTAATTGGTTTTCCTCAAAGATGTTTTTGATGGAAATTTCAATAAAATTCCATGATATTTAGTTGACTTTATTGACCAAAAACCCTCTTACAAAATCAATTTTAGAGATTTTTTACTCTTATGTTTTTAAAGAATAAAATGTCTCCGTGTCCAAGAAATCCTATATGTCCTGTTTTATTTGAAAGTCCAGGATGCTCTCTTTTATCTAAAGTTCCATTTTCTCTGGCATCTGAGATATTCACATCAAGTGTTTTAGTACCATTAAGAATAACTTGAATGCGGTCACCTTTTACGATTACTTCCTGATAGTTCCATTCACCTACAGGTTTAAGATGACCCCTTTTAGCAGCACTGACACCGTATAGGGAGCCATGATACTGATAAGGTTTTAATTTGCTGTATATTTCAGCTGTATCATCAAGGATTTGAAGTTCCATACCTGAATATGCAGCATCTCCTTTTAGAGGTGC
Protein-coding sequences here:
- a CDS encoding OmpA family protein — its product is MFRTLLFLGLFIAQSANLSAQLNPYKLRIGAGIGYSNYYGDLSNYRYGKFPDWNSLGETYSYNANYNQSPSISLSIEQRINASWGLLLNGGQYTLSMSDRFVDTNDALKIDGPNFNRALNFKTRVKDLGLGFVFRSDNGKILRENALIAPYLSVHGGWLQFKPKGDLLDKDGNQYDYSQNELITDGNFETDLGKLQASSNNGYDENAFYLAAGIGIRFRLTKQIELYFQSDVKRTNTDYIDDVDGSSRTSYVDEFQKYAAYPGVALSPSDRMIRGDAQNNRDWFFNHQFGLKISFLPSRTAFRANTISPSSTIIRSITEIKIEYEGTDSSNNTASSETIINNSDFNKEKVLAPERKALPIESKVQEIPAQIESRTNADSTLTFSALNSRISETEQKRDSVTIWQYPFRQSDPEIVYVQEKETVYSRYNQNNLREQSDPQINAPFVAASPESQVANSNILYPLPYYGRPSAVNQAAYVTAPIGMDSTMIADSTALVQLDTVEMNSISTGFKAIPGQGIGGQKYKFETPANVQGNNSQLLNSNESKAALIENGLYAEIYFESNQSILSENETLKLAPLVKMLNQTPKAIILVKGFADNTGSTSYNLKLIEKRAAVVEESLLSRFGVDKDRIERQPGALLIRGVQRNSRPEDRKVEVQVFY
- a CDS encoding SIR2 family NAD-dependent protein deacylase, translated to MKSEIKNLVVLTGAGISAESGIKTFRDDNGLWEGHDVMEVASPEGWNKDKEKVLEFYNSRRKTGLYAKPNEAHLKLSELEKKYKVTIITQNVDDLHEKAGSSTVLHLHGELFKAQSTIDPKLVYPIEGWELKIGDKCEKGSQLRPYIVWFGEPVPMMTSAISAVENADALVIIGTSMLVYPAAGLIDYTRKEIPKFVIDPIIPHIPSQENIFFIEEKASTGVKKLEKLLKNWKFEGL